Proteins encoded in a region of the Drosophila busckii strain San Diego stock center, stock number 13000-0081.31 chromosome 2L, ASM1175060v1, whole genome shotgun sequence genome:
- the LOC108594242 gene encoding carboxylesterase 1F — MCSLAMRNFCLLLLLQLLVSVLTLTTYSGSGGDAQQDHHRVKRIVGGKQAKAPPVDDPVVFARLFDRDARVEGFRNPHTRIYSFLGLRYAEPPVGQLRYARPVYKRLAGDLDAKRHGPPCIQPHPQQRGIIIGNEDCLLLNVYTPQMPDETTGLPVFVWIHPGGFRFGSAAQYDATPMAQEGAIVVAPQYRLGSLGIMGDGTKEFDGNLAMFDLAAALRWVNDYISNFGGDPKQVQAIGHGSGAASAMYLSMSRAARSAGDVHGVVAMSGTALSQYAMDRDPVQSVQEVAKINGCPAGNELEVVNCMRKKSAEEIIKNDDRVQTERLAGRALVKGLTGNVGFQPHMENEEDGRGLPSILVGEPEHQLRNGNFMGIPLLTGVTKHETANSVTVDTLNKVYGSAEQFLNSLSGAVQQLTGFLRIDKLTGNIAKPELPGLSGVLTPTLQQVWQVPQTLNIDQVLAKVVESTTDVLFNLPAILTTQVWSKIAPAYMYSFEYNGTRSKGSNFLNGLPIVAEKAQQNSETVAHGDELGYMFDANDIFGNPLNDTRLSSTIDLQVRKNLIGMLLQFAKQHTKTNKTNNNSPFAGLFQSVTGGGTPFIKINTQLEAASDFRFCELSVLGASLSPLSSTSCEGMGNLLGQLGGNLGNNLRGGLGQTLGGVGQKIGLGNRNNGGGGGGKGVLGFGLL; from the exons ATGTGTTCGCTGGCGATGCGgaacttttgcttgttgttgctgttacagTTGTTAGTTTCAGTGCTGACCTTGACGACGTATTCAGGTTCAGGAGGAGACGCACAGCAAGATCATCATCGCGTTAAGCGGATTGTCGGTGGAAAGCAAGCGAAGGCGCCGCCGGTAGACGATCCCGTGGTTTTTGCGCGTCTCTTTGATCGAGATGCACGAGTGGAGGGCTTCCGCAATCCTCATACGCGCATCTATAGCTTTTTAGGTTTGCGTTATGCTGAGCCGCCGGTGGGTCAATTGCGCTATGCGCGTCCAGTGTATAAGCGCTTGGCCGGTGATCTGGATGCCAAAAGACACGGCCCACCCTGTATACAGCCGCATCCACAGCAGCGTGGCATCATAATTGGCAATGAAGACTGCTTACtgttaaatgtttatacaCCCCAAATGCCAGATGAGACTACAGGCTTGCCTGTTTTTGTGTGGATACATCCAGGCGGCTTTCGTTTTGGCTCTGCGGCGCAGTATGATGCGACGCCCATGGCCCAAGAGGGTGCAATCGTCGTGGCGCCGCAATACAGACTTGGCTCTCTGGGCATAATGGGAGACGGCACCAAGGAGTTTGACGGCAATCTGGCTATGTTTGACTTGGCCGCCGCTTTACGTTGGGTCAACGACTACATTTCAAACTTTGGAGGCGATCCCAAGCAGGTGCAGGCCATAGGACATGGCTCGGGAGCAGCTAGCGCAATGTACTTATCAATGTCACGAGCGGCGCGTAGTGCTGGCGATGTGCATGGCGTTGTTGCAATGTCTGGTACAGCTCTGTCGCAGTATGCAATGGACAGGGATCCAGTGCAGAGCGTGCAGGAAGTTGCTAAGATCAATGGCTGCCCGGCGGGGAATGAGCTAGAAGTTGTTAACTGTATGCGTAAG AAATCCGCTGAGGAGATTATTAAGAACGATGACAGAGTACAGACAGAGCGCCTTGCAGGACGCGCTTTGGTTAAAGGCCTTACAGGAAACGTGGGCTTCCAACCACACATGGAAAATGAAGAAGATGGACGTGGCCTGCCAAGTATTCTTGTGGGCGAACCCGAGCATCAGTTGCGCAATGGTAACTTTATGGGTATTCCCCTGCTCACGGGCGTGACAAAGCACGAGACTGCAAATTCCGTGACAGTGGATACGTTAAACAAGGTATACGGCTCAGCTGAGCAGTTCCTCAACTCGCTGTCAGGAGCAGTCCAGCAGCTAACTGGCTTTTTACGCATCGACAAGCTGACTGGAAATATTGCAAAGCCAGAGCTACCAGGCTTAAGCGGCGTTCTGACGCCGACGCTCCAACAGGTATGGCAGGTGCCCCAAACGCTGAATATCGATCAAGTATTGGCCAAGGTGGTGGAGTCTACCACAGATGTACTTTTTAATCTACCTGCCATTCTCACCACGCAAGTATGGTCCAAAATTGCGCCGGCCTACATGTACAGCTTTGAGTATAACGGAACTAGATCCAAGGGTAGTAACTTCTTAAATGGATTGCCGATTGTTGCAGAGAAGGCGCAGCAGAATTCCGAAACGGTTGCTCATGGAGATGAATTGGGCTACATGTTTGATGCCAACGATATCTTTGGCAATCCATTAAATGACACTCGACTCAGCAGTACGATCGATTTACAGGTGCGCAAGAATCTCATTGGCATGCTGCTACAGTTTGCTAAGCAGCATACAAAGACCAACAAGACCAACAACAATTCGCCCTTCGCTGGACTGTTCCAGAGCGTTACTGGCGGCGGCACACCCTTTATTAAAATCAACACTCAGCTGGAGGCGGCCAGTGATTTCCGCTTCTGCGAACTCTCCGTTTTAGGCGCCTCATTATCACCGTTAAGCTCAACCAGCTGCGAAGGTATGGGTAATCTGCTGGGACA